The proteins below come from a single Candidatus Kirkpatrickella diaphorinae genomic window:
- a CDS encoding uroporphyrinogen-III synthase has product MTRPSERYAVIVTRPAPGAEKTCRQVAASGWHVIWHPLLQIEATPRPVPSGPFTQLVVTSAQVIPALDDIARDIPVCAVGAATAARLRAHRFTNIATCAGNASSIVAHLGSVPPSGRLLFPTGAQLGLKLTRALQARGWDVVRYLTYRSRPVTSLSDSLLSQIRSGAVDAVMFFSSRTASAWVKAASVSGVDTRNLRAITLSAAIAARLKSSDWREISTSDAPDHDAILQCLGPGPQTKRDGCAEFP; this is encoded by the coding sequence ATGACACGCCCGTCTGAAAGATACGCCGTCATCGTGACGCGCCCCGCCCCAGGGGCTGAAAAAACCTGCCGACAGGTTGCGGCTTCAGGCTGGCATGTCATCTGGCACCCTTTGTTACAGATTGAGGCCACCCCACGCCCTGTTCCTTCAGGGCCTTTCACGCAACTGGTCGTTACCAGCGCCCAGGTCATCCCCGCACTTGATGACATCGCACGGGACATACCGGTCTGTGCCGTTGGGGCCGCGACAGCCGCACGCCTCCGGGCGCACAGGTTCACCAACATCGCAACCTGTGCGGGAAACGCATCATCCATTGTGGCGCATTTGGGGTCAGTGCCGCCATCGGGGCGTCTTCTCTTCCCCACCGGGGCGCAACTGGGCCTGAAATTGACGCGTGCGCTTCAAGCGCGGGGCTGGGATGTCGTGCGTTACCTCACTTATCGGAGCCGACCGGTCACGTCACTTTCTGATTCGCTGTTATCGCAAATACGATCCGGTGCAGTTGACGCTGTCATGTTTTTTTCTTCCCGAACCGCATCGGCCTGGGTCAAAGCCGCGTCGGTCAGTGGCGTCGATACGCGCAATTTGCGCGCCATCACTCTATCCGCTGCCATCGCAGCGCGCCTGAAATCCTCTGACTGGCGGGAAATCTCCACCAGCGACGCGCCGGATCATGACGCGATCCTCCAATGTCTCGGCCCCGGGCCGCAGACAAAGCGTGACGGATGCGCCGAATTTCCGTAA
- a CDS encoding glutathione peroxidase: MTTTTLDDFYRLELKALDEKTPISFSAFKGKVVLIANTASKCKFTTQYEDLQHLWTLYRTSGLVVVGVPCNDFGQQEPDDAATIKESCAVNYGVSFPMTQKTTIKGPEISPLFQWLQHEGGCLSKPRWNFYKYIVGRDGHLAAWFSSITRPSSRRFRERVRRCLDN, translated from the coding sequence ATGACGACGACGACCCTTGACGACTTTTATCGACTTGAACTCAAGGCCCTTGACGAGAAGACCCCCATCTCATTCAGCGCCTTCAAGGGGAAGGTGGTTTTGATTGCCAATACCGCCTCCAAATGTAAATTCACGACTCAATATGAGGATCTGCAACATCTCTGGACGCTTTACCGCACCTCCGGGCTGGTTGTTGTGGGCGTACCATGTAATGATTTCGGCCAGCAGGAGCCGGATGATGCGGCCACCATCAAAGAGTCATGCGCCGTCAATTACGGCGTCAGCTTTCCGATGACACAGAAAACCACGATCAAGGGCCCGGAAATTTCGCCCCTGTTCCAATGGTTGCAGCATGAAGGCGGCTGCCTGAGCAAACCGCGCTGGAATTTCTACAAATATATTGTCGGGCGGGACGGACATCTTGCCGCGTGGTTCTCATCCATCACACGCCCCAGCTCACGTCGTTTTAGGGAGCGAGTGCGCCGCTGCCTCGACAATTGA
- a CDS encoding NAD(P)H-dependent glycerol-3-phosphate dehydrogenase, protein MSPPRHIAIIGAGAWGIALAQNFARAGHDVTLWSRSSVDPTTRRLPRLPQVALLPAVNVTNMMPKGADDTLFATPTHALRDVAAASMGDGLVIACCKGLERDSYAFPADILRATCPGRDVAVLSGPNFAGEIAKGLPAAATLAASHLSLAEEIASRLASPRFRLYASDDLTGVQLAGAAKNVIAIAAGIAIGAQLGENARAALMSRGLAEMHRLNRALGGQAKTLSGLSGMGDLILTCTGPSSRNFRFGLALGQNADARALALDETHGIVEGCRTAPLLLKLARRHAIDMPLVETVSKLIAGDMSVAAAKAALMSRPLATE, encoded by the coding sequence ATGAGCCCGCCGCGCCACATCGCCATTATCGGAGCAGGTGCCTGGGGGATCGCCCTCGCGCAGAATTTCGCCCGCGCAGGCCATGACGTCACACTTTGGAGCCGCAGCTCCGTTGACCCCACCACGCGCAGACTTCCACGGCTGCCGCAAGTCGCGCTTCTGCCCGCCGTGAACGTCACCAACATGATGCCGAAAGGCGCTGATGACACGCTTTTCGCCACCCCCACCCACGCATTGCGCGACGTCGCCGCTGCTTCTATGGGCGACGGCCTGGTTATCGCATGTTGTAAGGGTTTGGAGCGTGACAGCTACGCCTTCCCCGCCGACATCTTGCGCGCTACCTGTCCGGGGCGCGATGTCGCTGTGCTATCCGGACCGAATTTTGCCGGTGAAATTGCGAAAGGCCTGCCCGCGGCGGCCACGTTGGCCGCATCGCACTTATCGTTGGCGGAGGAGATCGCGTCCCGACTGGCGTCACCGCGCTTTCGCCTTTACGCCTCCGATGATTTGACGGGTGTGCAATTGGCCGGTGCGGCTAAAAACGTCATCGCCATTGCGGCCGGTATCGCCATCGGGGCGCAATTGGGGGAAAATGCGCGTGCCGCCTTGATGTCGCGCGGCCTGGCGGAGATGCACCGCCTTAATCGTGCCCTTGGCGGGCAGGCAAAAACCCTCTCCGGCCTAAGCGGCATGGGGGACCTTATCCTGACCTGCACCGGCCCCTCATCCCGCAATTTCCGGTTCGGCCTGGCGCTGGGACAAAATGCGGATGCGCGCGCCCTTGCCCTGGATGAGACGCATGGCATTGTCGAAGGCTGTCGCACCGCCCCGCTCCTCCTTAAGCTGGCGCGCCGCCATGCCATCGACATGCCCCTCGTTGAAACCGTGTCAAAATTGATCGCGGGCGATATGTCTGTCGCGGCGGCGAAGGCAGCCCTCATGTCCCGCCCCCTCGCGACGGAGTAA
- a CDS encoding 3-hydroxyacyl-CoA dehydrogenase family protein, with translation MTEELKMVAVVGAGYMGGGIAQSLAASGLDVTIADIDPVSTRRNYQRLLEEAARFEAEGLKQAGYAALVRANLRMAESIEAAVKDRDLIEEAVPEVPSIKQAVYQRICAAARPDAILGTNTSTLPVHTLAPYVTHPERFLIIHFSNPAPFIPGVEIVRGEATTDDVVSAVKALLKRANRIGAEVADRPAFVLNRLQYALLKEADKIVQEGVATTSELDTVVRTTFGFRLPFFGPFAIADMAGLDVYADCFKTVEKAYGSRMAMPDLLAEMVEKGAHGVKNGKGFYGDYSPEKKAALVAYRNKAYAKLLALLEELGPSPLEAS, from the coding sequence ATGACGGAAGAACTGAAGATGGTCGCCGTGGTGGGTGCCGGATATATGGGGGGCGGCATCGCGCAATCTCTCGCCGCGTCCGGGCTGGACGTGACGATCGCCGATATCGACCCCGTTTCAACACGCCGGAATTACCAGCGCCTCCTTGAGGAAGCCGCACGCTTTGAGGCGGAGGGCCTGAAGCAGGCGGGCTACGCGGCGCTGGTCAGGGCGAATCTGCGCATGGCGGAGTCCATCGAGGCCGCGGTGAAAGACCGGGACCTGATCGAGGAGGCCGTGCCGGAAGTGCCCTCCATCAAGCAGGCGGTTTACCAGCGCATCTGCGCCGCTGCACGGCCCGACGCGATATTGGGCACCAATACATCGACCCTGCCTGTACACACGCTGGCGCCCTATGTCACGCATCCTGAGCGCTTTCTGATCATCCACTTCAGTAATCCGGCACCATTCATACCCGGCGTGGAAATTGTGCGTGGTGAGGCGACCACTGATGACGTCGTCTCCGCTGTAAAAGCCTTGTTGAAGCGTGCGAACCGCATCGGGGCGGAGGTGGCGGACAGGCCCGCTTTTGTGCTGAACCGCCTGCAATATGCGCTGCTGAAAGAGGCGGATAAAATTGTGCAGGAAGGGGTCGCGACGACGTCTGAACTCGATACGGTCGTGCGCACGACATTCGGGTTCCGCCTGCCCTTTTTCGGCCCTTTCGCCATCGCGGATATGGCGGGGCTGGATGTTTACGCGGATTGTTTCAAAACGGTTGAAAAAGCCTATGGCAGCCGGATGGCGATGCCTGACCTGCTGGCGGAGATGGTGGAGAAGGGCGCCCATGGTGTCAAAAATGGCAAAGGTTTCTACGGAGATTACAGCCCTGAAAAAAAGGCCGCCCTTGTCGCTTATCGTAACAAAGCTTACGCAAAATTACTGGCATTGTTGGAGGAGCTTGGCCCGTCACCCCTTGAAGCGTCATGA
- the mutS gene encoding DNA mismatch repair protein MutS, with translation MNQKTGKTPSPTPEGATPAMAQWFALKAQEPDALLFFRMGDFFELFFQDAETASLALDISLTTRGRHQETPIPMCGVPVAAAASYIARLIRRDFRVAIAEQIDAPPKKGDPAQKGPLKRAIVRLVTRGTLTEDELLESSKANILLSLIRLKSNAASAPIGAAWIDVSTGELETSIVDVVEVDELLSRIDPVEILTDLHDLVSEPYRSHVVRDLRIPDIDIARLAVARRFGLTQIGSLGPFSDEEIVACATVLAYVKRTLADNVPRVSRPLRLDQSSALSLDPATRASLELLSARDGTTTHTLLSAVDRTYTAGGKRLLARWISSPLIEPGTIAARQEAWKWLARTPSFLDALQDVLKHTPDLARALTRLSSLRLVPRDLGAVKVALLSADRIIALLRPVYSDNTPEYIRRLYTGLHRRADPLLNKLEAALKPDLPARLEDGNIIAADYNAELDAARALRDHSRQAIAALQAQYAARYEVSSLKIKYHAQLGYVVETTATHANRLREDNSLIFRQGTANLARFSTDELISLERAIIEAADRAQALEVEIFTKLAHEALDHPALAGMAELFSLADVLASAAELSQEGVWCCPDVTADRAFEIEACRHPVVEEALDDGTHFIPNDCALPPEHRVMLLTGPNMAGKSTFLRQTALAVILAQAGMPIPARRARIGVVDRLFSRVGAADDLARGRSTFMVEMSETAAILRLAGPRSFVVVDEIGRGTSTLDGLAIAWATLEALHSQLGARTIFATHFHELGRLTDSMPHLTPYTMMIKEWKGTIIFQHEVRKGAARKSWGVHVARLAGVPEFVVNRATRLLAALEAQQPGIAAPLPLFEPLAPSENDDTPIADNAGQTETLAADATSIHKVIRKLEALDPDSLTPRDALAALYELQRLARESGHARRDAS, from the coding sequence ATGAATCAAAAAACCGGAAAAACGCCCAGCCCGACCCCTGAAGGCGCGACGCCCGCCATGGCGCAATGGTTTGCCCTCAAAGCACAGGAGCCGGATGCCCTTCTTTTTTTCCGGATGGGGGATTTTTTCGAGCTGTTTTTCCAGGATGCTGAAACTGCGTCCCTGGCGCTTGATATCAGCCTGACAACACGTGGCCGCCATCAGGAAACACCGATCCCGATGTGCGGCGTACCCGTCGCTGCCGCAGCCAGTTACATCGCCCGGCTGATCCGGCGGGATTTCCGTGTCGCCATCGCGGAACAGATCGATGCGCCGCCCAAAAAAGGCGATCCGGCGCAGAAAGGCCCCCTCAAACGGGCAATCGTGCGTCTGGTAACACGCGGCACGTTAACAGAGGATGAATTACTGGAGTCAAGCAAGGCCAATATCCTCCTGTCACTCATCCGCCTCAAATCCAACGCCGCCTCAGCCCCGATCGGCGCCGCCTGGATCGACGTTTCAACCGGGGAGCTTGAGACCTCCATCGTTGATGTCGTTGAAGTGGATGAGCTGCTTTCACGCATTGACCCGGTTGAGATCCTGACCGACCTGCATGATTTAGTGTCGGAACCGTACCGTAGCCATGTCGTGCGTGACCTGCGCATCCCCGATATCGATATTGCCCGCCTTGCCGTGGCGCGTCGCTTCGGCCTGACGCAGATCGGCTCACTCGGTCCCTTCTCGGATGAGGAGATCGTCGCCTGCGCAACTGTCCTTGCGTATGTCAAGCGTACATTGGCGGATAATGTGCCGCGCGTCTCACGCCCGCTCCGCCTTGATCAATCCTCCGCCCTTTCCCTCGACCCGGCAACGCGGGCAAGTCTTGAGCTTCTATCCGCGCGTGACGGGACCACCACCCACACTTTATTATCCGCCGTGGACCGCACGTACACGGCAGGTGGAAAGCGCCTGCTGGCGCGCTGGATCTCATCGCCCTTGATTGAGCCCGGCACCATCGCCGCGCGACAGGAAGCATGGAAATGGCTCGCCCGGACGCCGAGCTTCCTGGATGCATTGCAGGATGTGCTGAAACACACGCCCGACCTTGCACGCGCGCTGACGCGCCTCTCCTCCCTGCGTCTCGTCCCGCGGGATCTCGGTGCGGTCAAGGTGGCGTTACTGTCCGCGGATCGCATCATCGCGCTTTTACGACCTGTTTATAGCGACAACACGCCTGAATATATTCGCAGGCTTTATACCGGCCTTCACCGCCGTGCGGACCCGTTGCTCAACAAGCTTGAAGCCGCCCTGAAGCCGGACCTGCCCGCACGGCTTGAAGATGGCAATATCATCGCCGCGGATTATAATGCCGAGCTTGATGCGGCCCGCGCCTTGCGGGACCATAGTCGTCAGGCGATCGCGGCATTGCAGGCGCAATATGCCGCGCGTTATGAGGTCAGCAGCCTCAAAATCAAATATCACGCGCAGCTCGGTTATGTTGTTGAAACGACAGCGACCCACGCCAACCGCCTGCGGGAGGACAACTCCCTGATCTTCCGGCAGGGCACGGCCAATCTGGCCCGTTTCAGCACAGATGAGCTGATATCGCTGGAGCGCGCTATTATTGAAGCCGCAGACCGGGCGCAGGCGCTGGAAGTCGAGATTTTCACGAAGCTCGCCCATGAAGCGCTTGACCACCCGGCCCTTGCCGGGATGGCGGAATTATTCTCCCTCGCCGATGTGCTGGCCAGCGCGGCAGAACTCTCACAGGAGGGTGTGTGGTGCTGCCCGGACGTCACGGCGGACCGCGCTTTTGAAATTGAAGCCTGCCGCCATCCGGTGGTGGAGGAAGCGCTGGATGACGGGACGCATTTTATCCCCAATGACTGCGCCTTACCGCCTGAGCATCGCGTCATGCTGCTGACCGGGCCGAATATGGCGGGCAAATCGACATTTTTAAGGCAGACCGCGCTTGCAGTGATCCTCGCCCAGGCGGGGATGCCGATCCCGGCGAGGCGCGCACGGATCGGCGTCGTGGATCGCCTCTTCTCACGGGTCGGGGCCGCTGACGACCTTGCGCGCGGACGCTCCACCTTTATGGTGGAAATGTCCGAGACAGCCGCAATTTTACGCCTTGCCGGGCCGCGTTCCTTCGTTGTGGTGGATGAAATCGGGCGGGGCACCTCCACGCTGGATGGTCTCGCCATTGCGTGGGCCACTCTGGAAGCGCTGCATTCACAGCTCGGCGCCCGCACGATTTTTGCGACACATTTCCATGAATTGGGCCGCCTGACGGACTCAATGCCGCACCTCACCCCTTATACGATGATGATCAAAGAGTGGAAGGGCACGATTATTTTCCAGCATGAAGTGCGCAAGGGGGCCGCGCGTAAAAGCTGGGGCGTCCATGTGGCCCGCCTCGCCGGTGTGCCGGAATTTGTCGTTAACCGCGCGACGCGTCTGCTGGCCGCGCTGGAGGCACAGCAACCGGGCATTGCGGCGCCTCTACCCCTTTTTGAACCCTTGGCGCCGTCCGAGAATGACGACACGCCGATAGCGGATAACGCAGGGCAGACGGAAACTTTGGCGGCGGACGCCACTTCGATTCATAAGGTCATCCGCAAGCTGGAAGCGCTGGACCCTGACAGCCTCACCCCGCGGGACGCGTTGGCGGCGCTGTATGAGCTTCAACGCCTCGCGCGGGAATCAGGGCACGCGCGACGCGACGCATCATGA
- the hemC gene encoding hydroxymethylbilane synthase, with protein sequence MKRRAMGRAHVSEARRALPLRVGTRGSPLALVQTRTFLTRLTRFCPILRDLGAFQEHQISTTGDRVQSRALAEIGGKGLFAKEIHEALIEGRIDFAVHSLKDLETKLPHGLALACTLKREDARDALIVHPRLREKARAIVAAGGDPLDVLPQNAMIGCASVRRQAQLRYKRPDLRFCLLRGNVQTRLDKLAGDTCDATMLAYAGLKRLGMEDRADAVLSTDDMIPAAGQGIVGVTVRSADTELKELLLAIEDPEARAVATAERALLDALDGSCRTPIGGYARLRPRPGHTSRTVLEDYEIVLTGIVAREDGSFYLQKEVAGAPEDAEQLGLALGDALRAEAPEDIFLDDTPV encoded by the coding sequence ATGAAACGCCGCGCCATGGGTCGCGCCCATGTTTCGGAGGCACGGCGCGCCCTCCCCCTCCGCGTCGGCACGCGTGGTTCACCCCTGGCCCTCGTGCAGACGCGCACCTTCCTGACGCGTCTGACGCGTTTCTGCCCGATTTTGCGGGATCTCGGAGCGTTTCAGGAGCACCAGATTTCAACAACGGGGGATCGCGTCCAGTCCCGCGCCCTGGCTGAAATCGGGGGTAAAGGGCTGTTCGCGAAGGAAATTCACGAGGCTTTGATTGAAGGGCGGATCGACTTCGCCGTTCACAGCCTCAAGGACCTGGAGACGAAACTGCCCCACGGCCTGGCGCTGGCCTGCACGCTCAAGCGGGAGGATGCGCGCGACGCGCTGATCGTCCATCCGCGCCTGCGGGAAAAAGCGCGCGCCATCGTCGCAGCGGGGGGTGACCCCCTTGATGTGCTGCCGCAAAACGCCATGATCGGCTGCGCCTCCGTCCGTCGACAGGCGCAATTGCGCTATAAACGCCCGGACCTCCGCTTCTGCCTCCTGAGGGGCAATGTGCAGACACGGCTTGACAAGCTTGCAGGCGATACGTGCGACGCAACAATGCTGGCCTATGCCGGGCTGAAGCGCCTGGGTATGGAAGACCGGGCCGATGCCGTGCTCAGCACGGATGATATGATCCCCGCGGCCGGGCAGGGTATTGTCGGTGTCACCGTGCGCAGCGCGGATACGGAGCTTAAGGAGCTTCTCCTCGCGATTGAAGACCCGGAAGCCCGCGCTGTCGCCACGGCGGAACGCGCCCTGCTCGACGCGCTTGATGGCTCCTGCCGCACGCCGATCGGCGGGTATGCGCGGCTGCGCCCCCGCCCTGGACACACATCGCGCACCGTGCTTGAGGATTACGAAATTGTGCTGACAGGCATTGTTGCGCGCGAGGATGGGAGTTTCTACCTTCAGAAAGAAGTTGCCGGCGCGCCGGAAGATGCGGAGCAACTTGGCCTGGCGCTTGGCGATGCATTAAGAGCCGAAGCGCCTGAGGATATATTTCTGGATGACACGCCCGTCTGA
- a CDS encoding Gfo/Idh/MocA family protein, which produces MMKIVLVGYGQIAKSQHVPVLRKSREFELVGVVDPQMDVDIGLPCFPDLPAFFKTGRDCDCVAICTPPASRYALAAIAMEKRLHVLLEKPPVSSLSALFALKQMAVQRDVTLFTGWHSRYAPCIPAITTCLKNRDIREIVICWQEDHRNWHPGARWLWKAGGFGAFDAGVNALSLLHAIMKAPLVYQQGDMAFAAGAETPIRVALHLSAGAEKIPVKAWFDIGAEADDENWTITWHLKDGTIIQALESGASWSVNGEILSPDAADAYAEYRALYADFASSITRASSNFVAVPYLIATDCLAQGRRHVGDMKAPEWVTPSRGGGT; this is translated from the coding sequence ATGATGAAGATCGTTCTGGTGGGTTATGGGCAGATCGCGAAATCCCAACATGTTCCGGTGCTACGAAAATCCCGGGAATTTGAGCTGGTCGGCGTGGTCGATCCGCAAATGGATGTTGATATCGGTCTGCCTTGCTTCCCGGATCTGCCCGCATTCTTTAAGACAGGCCGAGATTGTGACTGCGTGGCAATCTGCACCCCGCCAGCGTCCCGCTATGCTCTGGCGGCAATAGCGATGGAGAAGCGCCTTCATGTTCTGTTGGAGAAGCCGCCTGTTTCCTCCCTTTCCGCGCTTTTTGCGCTGAAGCAAATGGCGGTGCAGCGTGATGTGACGCTTTTCACGGGGTGGCATAGTCGCTATGCGCCGTGCATCCCCGCCATCACGACATGCCTCAAAAATCGCGACATCCGGGAGATCGTGATCTGCTGGCAGGAAGATCACCGTAATTGGCATCCCGGGGCGCGATGGCTCTGGAAAGCCGGGGGGTTCGGCGCATTTGATGCGGGTGTCAACGCCCTCTCACTCCTGCACGCTATTATGAAAGCGCCGTTGGTCTATCAACAAGGAGATATGGCGTTCGCGGCAGGCGCGGAGACTCCAATCCGCGTCGCGCTTCATCTTTCAGCGGGTGCCGAGAAAATCCCGGTTAAAGCGTGGTTTGATATCGGTGCAGAGGCGGATGATGAGAATTGGACCATCACCTGGCACCTCAAAGATGGCACGATCATCCAGGCGCTGGAGAGTGGCGCGTCCTGGTCGGTCAATGGCGAAATTTTGTCGCCCGATGCGGCCGATGCCTATGCGGAGTATCGCGCCTTATACGCTGATTTCGCCAGCAGCATCACGCGGGCATCATCGAATTTCGTCGCCGTCCCTTACCTCATCGCGACAGATTGCCTCGCACAGGGACGGCGTCACGTCGGGGATATGAAAGCACCGGAATGGGTTACTCCGTCGCGAGGGGGCGGGACATGA
- a CDS encoding 23S rRNA (adenine(2030)-N(6))-methyltransferase RlmJ — protein sequence MNYRHAFHAGNFADVVKHALLVDLLAHFKSKDAGFAVLDTHAGKGIYELNAEEAQKTKEWRDGIGRLIPPRIAHGAALPDVLTPYINLMRRFGAPQSYPGSPSVIASLLRPQDALICSELHPDDAAALARLFRSNRQVSVHHLDGYRAVKAFLPPRLIGRGLVLIDPPFEKTNEFDRLRAAIFMARRRFPASVVAAWYPIKHRAPVREFQDMLIETGLKKLLTCEFLLNPPTDPTRLNGCGLLVANPHYRFDENARHILEALAPYLQQEEPPEISVRWLVEA from the coding sequence ATGAATTACCGCCACGCATTTCACGCCGGAAATTTCGCCGATGTCGTCAAACATGCGCTTTTGGTTGACCTGCTGGCGCATTTTAAAAGCAAGGATGCCGGTTTCGCCGTGCTCGACACACATGCGGGCAAAGGTATTTATGAGCTGAATGCCGAGGAAGCGCAAAAGACGAAGGAATGGCGCGACGGGATTGGCCGGCTCATCCCCCCGCGAATCGCGCATGGCGCCGCATTGCCGGATGTTTTGACACCTTACATCAACCTCATGCGCCGTTTCGGCGCGCCACAATCCTATCCGGGTTCCCCCAGCGTGATCGCGTCGCTGTTACGCCCGCAGGATGCGTTGATCTGCTCCGAGTTGCACCCCGATGACGCCGCCGCGCTGGCGCGTCTCTTCCGCAGCAACCGACAGGTCTCTGTGCACCATCTTGACGGTTACCGTGCGGTCAAAGCCTTTCTGCCGCCCCGCCTCATCGGGCGCGGGCTGGTCCTGATTGACCCGCCTTTTGAAAAAACAAATGAGTTTGATCGGCTCCGCGCGGCAATTTTTATGGCGCGTCGGCGCTTCCCGGCCTCGGTGGTCGCGGCATGGTATCCGATCAAACATCGCGCCCCTGTTCGGGAGTTTCAGGATATGCTGATTGAGACGGGTCTCAAGAAACTTCTGACCTGCGAATTTCTGCTTAACCCGCCGACGGACCCGACACGCCTGAATGGATGCGGCCTTCTCGTGGCGAACCCGCATTATCGATTTGATGAAAATGCGCGCCACATTCTTGAAGCGCTCGCACCCTATTTGCAGCAGGAGGAGCCGCCTGAAATCTCCGTTCGCTGGTTGGTGGAAGCATGA
- the murJ gene encoding murein biosynthesis integral membrane protein MurJ — protein sequence MLRNFLTVGGWTLVSRVLGLVRDQLLAALLGAGIAQDAFQIAFRLPNMFRRLFGEGAFNAAFVPLFTEKMTLHGASAARRFASNTMSWLAIWLAGITILGELFMPWVISFIAPGFGAGSTRFDLAVTLSRITFPYLLLICIAALLAGVLNGMHRFALAAGAYVSFNVVGIAAIILGAHVFHMPAQAASWGITLSGIVQLGLLYVATRRADMKLRLQRPVMDGDMRNVLRRLAPGLVGSGVTQINLTIDTMIATLLPAGSISWLYFADRINQLPLGVLGAAAGTTILPVLTRHHASGDREGSRETLNRAIDYAMLLTLPASFGIIALAPEIMSALFGYGRFTMQDASFAAQSLRAYAIGLPAFVLVKVLSPAFFAQGDTKTPVRIGFGILALNLALNLSLYRPLAHIGPPLASSLAAMVNFGLLWWLLHRRDAMRIAGVTMRRLLIMLGSAFIMAVLIRIAALYFIPDFMFWRGWTRIGVLGVMITSGAAIYLACLQISGVARVRDLAAARRRMQNPAP from the coding sequence ATGCTCAGAAATTTTCTCACCGTCGGTGGATGGACGCTCGTCTCCCGCGTCCTCGGGCTTGTGCGGGATCAACTTCTGGCCGCGCTGCTGGGTGCGGGCATCGCGCAGGATGCTTTTCAGATTGCCTTCCGCCTGCCCAATATGTTTCGCCGTCTTTTCGGTGAGGGGGCGTTCAACGCGGCTTTCGTCCCGCTTTTTACCGAGAAGATGACGTTGCACGGCGCGTCAGCCGCACGCCGTTTCGCCTCAAACACCATGAGCTGGCTGGCGATCTGGCTGGCCGGGATCACCATCCTCGGTGAACTCTTCATGCCATGGGTGATCTCATTCATCGCACCCGGTTTCGGCGCCGGGTCAACGCGGTTTGATCTGGCGGTCACGCTCAGCCGCATCACCTTCCCTTACCTTTTGTTGATTTGCATCGCGGCGCTCCTTGCCGGGGTGTTGAACGGTATGCACCGCTTTGCGCTGGCGGCCGGGGCTTACGTGTCTTTCAATGTTGTCGGCATCGCGGCGATCATCCTCGGGGCACATGTGTTTCATATGCCGGCGCAGGCAGCGTCATGGGGGATCACACTTTCCGGCATTGTGCAGCTTGGGTTGCTTTACGTTGCCACGCGCCGGGCGGACATGAAACTGCGTTTGCAGCGCCCCGTCATGGATGGCGACATGCGCAACGTGCTGCGCCGCCTCGCCCCGGGTCTTGTCGGCTCAGGGGTGACGCAAATCAACCTGACGATTGATACGATGATTGCGACCTTGCTGCCAGCAGGGTCAATTTCCTGGCTGTATTTTGCTGATCGCATCAATCAGCTTCCCCTCGGCGTGCTGGGTGCAGCGGCTGGCACGACCATTCTGCCGGTTCTGACCCGCCACCACGCCTCCGGGGACCGGGAGGGCAGCCGGGAAACCCTCAATCGCGCCATTGATTACGCGATGTTGCTGACCCTGCCCGCCAGTTTCGGGATCATCGCGCTGGCGCCGGAAATCATGTCGGCGCTTTTCGGTTATGGTCGTTTCACGATGCAGGATGCGTCATTCGCCGCGCAATCCCTCCGCGCCTACGCGATCGGACTGCCCGCTTTCGTGCTTGTCAAAGTCCTGTCACCCGCTTTTTTTGCGCAAGGTGACACGAAGACGCCGGTCCGCATCGGGTTCGGCATTCTTGCGCTGAATCTCGCGCTCAATCTTTCCCTCTATCGCCCTCTCGCGCATATCGGGCCGCCATTGGCAAGCTCCCTCGCGGCGATGGTCAATTTCGGTCTGCTCTGGTGGTTGCTCCATCGACGCGATGCAATGCGAATCGCTGGCGTGACCATGCGACGGCTTTTGATCATGCTGGGTTCCGCATTCATCATGGCTGTGTTGATTCGGATCGCGGCGCTGTATTTTATCCCGGATTTTATGTTCTGGCGAGGCTGGACCCGGATTGGCGTTCTGGGCGTCATGATCACCTCCGGCGCGGCAATATATCTTGCCTGCCTTCAGATTTCAGGTGTTGCGCGCGTGCGTGACCTCGCAGCGGCCCGACGCAGGATGCAAAACCCGGCACCATGA